Genomic DNA from Blastopirellula sediminis:
GCCAGAACGGCATCGAAGGAAGAGATGTCGGCAGCGTCATCTTTACGGTCACCAGCGATCTGAACGCCGAGTTCCCTGCTTTGGCCGCCCGCCAGCTCGGCTGGATGGACGTTCCGCTGATTTGTACTTACGAAATCAGCGTGCCTGGTTCGCTGCCGATGTGTATTCGGATCATGCTTCACTGGAACACGGACAAGTGTCAAAAGGAAATCCGACACGTCTACATCAAGCAGGCAGTTCGGCTTCGTCCCGATCTCTCTGATCTGCCGCCGGTCGACTGGAAGGCGCTCGAGGAGTGGATCGACGCTCAGATGTCGAGCGTCAAATAGGACGTCTGTTTGCATCGCAGCTGGCTGATGCTAGTTGCAACCTATTAGTGAAAAGGGGTTTGCGACGCTTCATGCCCCTGTTCTGCTAGCGTGCCCCTCCAGAAATCGACCCTCTCTTGGCACGCGAATCGCAACACATTCTTAACCAGTTGCGTAATACCTCTGACTGCCTAGTTTTGTCGCAGGATCGCGATTGCTAATAGGGCAGCCGCCCGAAATTACCGCATCTTATGACCAAGTTTGACTAATTTAGATTGCGATTGCCTATAATTAACGATATCTTCAAAAACCGCTCATCTCGAATTCACACGTCGACGAATTTGCCGTAGCAAGTTGCTGTGTTGGCAAGGATTGCCGATTCTGACAGGAGACGATGCCGTGACGGACATGTACATCGCATACGCGATAGTTGCCTGCCTTTCGTTAACAGCGTTCTTCGCTGTGCGGTCGATCTCTAGAAACTGGTCGCCGGTCGTTCTCGACATTTCTGCAGCGGTGGTTGTGCTGGCCATTACCGGCTATGCCTGGTTCCTATGGGACAACGAAGTCATGTCGAAATGGCTGCCGTTTTCCTCGCTCATGGTGCTAGGGAACTGGTTTCCCATCGGTGCCGCTGCGATGGCGGCGGTCGTCTCGAATCGCCTGAAAGACCAGGGTGCACGACGGGCGCTGCCGATGGGGGCGATGCTTTGCGTCGGCGGGTTTTCGGCGGTTTACCTGGTGCTTGGCGCCGCGCCGCAGTGCGGCGATCTCTGGAGCGCCGATGGGATTTGCTTTCAAACGACGCAAAAAACCTGTTCGGCTGCATGTGCGGCGACGCTGCTAGGGCAGTATGGTTTGCCTGCTTCGGAGCAGGAGATGGCCGAACTCTGCTTCACACGGAAGGGAACTTCCTGGAAGGGGATCTACCGCGGTTTGAAGCTGAAGACGGCCGGAACCGATCTGCAGGTGAACGCCGATAAGATCAGCTTTGAGCAGTTAGCGAAGCTTGATCGGCCGGTTCTGATTCAGGTCGGCATTCAGCAGTGGGAAGCGATCGGCAACGCTCACGGGATTGAAGCCGAGGAAGGCTGGACTCCGGGCACGATGCATTCGGTTATCTGCCTGGGCGTGATCAACGAAAGCCAGGTCTTAATCGCCGATCCGAATCCGAGCATCGGAATCGAGATCTGGCCGCGCGAATCCTTGGAGCGGTTGTGGCAAGGGAAAGCGCTCTATTTCTCGACCGAAGACGCAAGCCATGCCGGTTTGATCGGCAACAATCTGCGTGATCAGTACGTCATTCGCTAGGGCGAGCGGCGGCAGTCGATCAGGCGATCTTCGGTAATCAGCGTATCGATCGGCAAGTCGTGCGCTTCGGTCGGAATCTCCGCTGCGATCTGACATTCAAACGCTAAGGCGCATTTCTTCGTCTCTGGCCCGAGCTGCGCGAGCAGGCGATCAAAGTAGCCCTTGCCGTGCCCGAGTCGGTTGCCTGATGCGTCGAAGGCGACGCCAGGGAGGATCGCCAAGTCGACAACTTCGGGCGATAACGCGTGCGAATCTCGAAGTTCAGCCCGCGGTTCTAGGATGCCGAAGCGGCCTAGCTCCGTTTCGGACAAGTCAGTCAGGTGGAAAAGGCCCAGCTGCTGGTCGTCGATGCAGTAGGGGATGATCAGCCGTTTTCCGGTCGTCAGCAGCTCTGGGAGCAGCGGCCGCGTATCGACTTCACTACGAGCGGCGACGTAGCAGAGGATCGTCTCGGCGTGCAGAAACGGCTCCCAGTCCCAGAGACGCTGCAAAATTTGTTGGCTGCGGTGGGGGCGATCGCTCAGCGCATTGCGGGCTGCTAAATAAGTCTGGCGGAGCGTTTGTTTGCTGGGCGTGGCTTCCGTCACGGGGCGATCGTTTCCGAAAAAACGCTAAGGGATCAGTGAGGGAAAAAGGGGACGACCGAAGAAATGGTCATGCATCGCGATGCTGACGCGAAACGAACCAATCAAGAGCATCAAGATTGCGATCAGCAGCAAGAGCCAGGCATGCCGCGCCGGAATCGACCCGGCTCGCCAGATAATGATGCCGATCGAGACCAGGACCAGCGGTACCCCGACGATTGAAACGAGGGAGAGGAGTGCGCCCAGACCGCCGACGCTAAGGGCGATTGCGGTCCAGGGAATGATCCGCTCCGTCGTCGGCACAGAATCGATCTGAAACGGGGAATCGAGTCGGAGCGGCGCGGCCGCCGGTTTCTCGACCAGTTCCGCGGTGACGACGTCTTCTTGCGCCGTTGCGGCGATTGCGACATCGGCCAAGGTGTCGGCTGGTTTCGCCGCCTCTGACGTGGTGGGACGAGCGTGGAGGTACTCCGGCAAAATCCGCATCCGGCGAACGGGCGGAACGTCCGAGAGGGAGTCGATCTCAAACTCGCGACCGCACCGCCAGCAACGATTGACGGCGCCGATCAGCTCTTCTCCGCAATTGCTGCAAATGGTCGCCACGCTGGTGGATCCGCCTGAAAGTATCTGTGGGTCGACTGGCACTTGCTAGTAGCGTAATCGATATTGGGCGGCGTCGCGAGCAATCGGGCGAACTGCGGATTCGAAAAGAAAAAGCCCCGCTCGCACTAGGCGAGCGGGGCTTCTCGTATTACGAAAGCCTATAGGCGAAGCTTACTTCGCGTTGGCTTCTTTTTCACGTTTGCGTTCGGCGACGACTTCTTCCTGAATGTTCGACGGCGTCGGCTTGTAGCTATCGAATTCCATGCTGAAGGTACCCTGGCCTTGCGTCATGCTGCGCAGTACCGTCGAGTAACCGAACATGCAGGAGAGCGGGATTTCGGCCGTGATGACCGAAGTTTCGCCGTTCGAGTCGGTGCTGGTCACCATGCCGCGTTTGGCGATCGCGTCGCCGGTAACGGGACCTTGGTATTGTTCCGGCACTTCGATTTCGACCTTCATGATCGGCTCGAGCAAGGTCGGCTTCATCTTCATGAAGTTCTCGCGGAAGCAGCCCTGAGCACAAATGCGGAAGGCCATTTCCGACGAGTCGACGTCGTGGTACGAACCGTCTTGCAGGATCACCTTCAGGCCGACCACCGGGAATTCGGCGACCGGGCCCTTCGCCAGCACGTCTTCGAAGCCCTTCTGGACCGCCGGGATGTATTCCTTCGGAATACGTCCTTGCGA
This window encodes:
- a CDS encoding cysteine peptidase family C39 domain-containing protein, with the protein product MRSISRNWSPVVLDISAAVVVLAITGYAWFLWDNEVMSKWLPFSSLMVLGNWFPIGAAAMAAVVSNRLKDQGARRALPMGAMLCVGGFSAVYLVLGAAPQCGDLWSADGICFQTTQKTCSAACAATLLGQYGLPASEQEMAELCFTRKGTSWKGIYRGLKLKTAGTDLQVNADKISFEQLAKLDRPVLIQVGIQQWEAIGNAHGIEAEEGWTPGTMHSVICLGVINESQVLIADPNPSIGIEIWPRESLERLWQGKALYFSTEDASHAGLIGNNLRDQYVIR
- the aroH gene encoding chorismate mutase, whose translation is MSIACRGVRGATTVDHNDRDEILRATRELLALMIRQNGIEGRDVGSVIFTVTSDLNAEFPALAARQLGWMDVPLICTYEISVPGSLPMCIRIMLHWNTDKCQKEIRHVYIKQAVRLRPDLSDLPPVDWKALEEWIDAQMSSVK
- a CDS encoding 5-formyltetrahydrofolate cyclo-ligase, yielding MTEATPSKQTLRQTYLAARNALSDRPHRSQQILQRLWDWEPFLHAETILCYVAARSEVDTRPLLPELLTTGKRLIIPYCIDDQQLGLFHLTDLSETELGRFGILEPRAELRDSHALSPEVVDLAILPGVAFDASGNRLGHGKGYFDRLLAQLGPETKKCALAFECQIAAEIPTEAHDLPIDTLITEDRLIDCRRSP